DNA sequence from the Nicotiana tomentosiformis chromosome 3, ASM39032v3, whole genome shotgun sequence genome:
GAAACTGTTGCCCTACAAGATATTTTGTTTCTCCTATCTATAAGTGGGTTTGTCCACCAATTACTCTACATACTAAAATAAATACAATGTGGGCTTCTGGGCCCAAtagcaaaagaaagaaattagCCCAATTTGTTAAGTGATATCATTTGCTTGTATCTCAACACCCCCCCGGCAAGTTGGAGGGTGAGATAACCCCCAACTTGCGAAGATGCAGATGATGAATAGGTCCCCCCAACGGTTTAGTTAACATATCAGCAAACTGATTGGCACTGGAAGTGTGAAGCAGCTAAAGCAGACCTTCATTCAACTTTGTGCGAACAAAATAGCAATCCAACTCAATATGCTTGGTGCTCTCATGGAATACAGGGTTCTTATCAATGTGGATGGTTGCCTGGTTATCACAAAACAGAGTAACAGGAGAAGAAAAGACAACACCAAAATCTGAAAGAAACCTGCAAACCCAAGTGATTTCAGCAATGGCCTTACTCATAGACCTGTATTCGGCCTCTGCAGATGACAAAGAGACTACAGATTATTTCTTGGACTTCCAGCCGACAAGACATCCCCCTAATAGAATGCAAAACCCATTAATGGACTTTCTACTGTCCGGGCAAGAaccccaagcgctatcataatatACACTGAGAGAAAGATTAGGAGAATTATTATAGAAAACCCCAAAATCAAGAGTACCCTTGAGATACCTGAGCAAACGTAAAGCAGCTTGCATGTGAGGAAGGCAAGGCTTCTGCATAAACTGACTTAAATGTTGCACTGCAAAGCAAATATCAGGTCTTGTATGGGTTAAAAAATTTAGTTTACCTACTAAATACCTATAAGTCTCAGAATTCAGCAGAGGATCACCATGATCAGCCTGCAGCTTGCCATGCATCTCAAGAGGAGATATAACTGAAGAACAATCATAGGAGTGGAACTCTTTGAGGAGATCATGCATAAATATTTTCTGATGCAGCAACACCCCACCCTCAGAATACAACActtcaatacctagaaaatagtTAAGATGGCCTAAATCCTTAATCTTAAATTGATCATGGAGGAAGCTTTTCACAGCATCAATCTCACACAGATCTGTCCCAGCGATGATGATATCATTAATATATGACACTAAGAGTACTAAGGCATCACCAGAACCCTTAGTAAAAAGTGAATAATCATTGAAAGAATGCACATAACCTCTAGAGGACAAAGATTGAGACAACTTGGCATACCATTACCTTGAATCTTGTCTCAAACCATACAAAGATTTATTCAGTTTACAGACCAAAGAAGGGGAAGTAGAAGTAGAAGATGTAGTAGATACTGAAAGACCAAGTGGGAGCTTCAAAAAAACTTCTTCATCTAAGTCCCCATGCAAGAAAGCATTATTAACATCTAGTTGGAAAAGTGGCCAATTTCTTTTAACAGCTACAACAATTAAAGTTTTAACAGTAGGCATTTTAACTACAGGTGAAAAGGTTTCATGGAAATCTATGCCTTCAACTTGTGTATCACCCCTAACCACAAGCCTAGCTTTATATCTTTCTATACTCCCATCAGCTTTGTACTTAATTTTGTATACCTATTTGCAGCCAATTGGTTTCTTGCCTTTGAGTAACTCAACTATGTCCCAAGTACCATTAGTCTCCAATGCCTCAAACTTTTTTTTCATAGCATTCTGCCACTCAGGGATAACTGCTGCCTGAGAATAAGTAGTAGGCTCAAATTCATGATGCTTACCAGAAGTAGACACAACAGTTGAATTAGCAGACCTGGAGCTAGGATTAGGGAGAGTGCAGACATAATTCTGCAGATAAGAAGGGGGATTGTGAGTCCTAGATGATCTCCATAACGGAGGAAAATCAGATTCAGAGAGAGAAAAAAGGAGATTAGAGGAAGTATGAGAGTTGGGACTAGAAGAAACAGGGAGATTAAAGCTGTTGTTCAGAGGTATTACAGAATCAGAAGGAGCATGATTAGAGGGATGAAGAGAATCAGGGGATGTTGCTGATGGGATAGGGTAAAATAAATCATGGGAGAGTGAAAAATGCTGCTTAACAGTGTGATCAAAGCAGGCAGAAAATGGCAAATTTGACATGGTAGGGGAAGAAGATCCATATTTAACAAAATAAAAGACATGTTCATGAAATATAGCATCTCTGGAGATAAGACAAACTTTATTTTGTAAACCATACAACTTATAGCCTTTCTTCCCAAAGGGATTACCAATGAACACACATGGAATGGCCCTAGGCTGCAGTTTGTCCCTATGAGGTTTTGGAACAGTTGAGTAACATAAGCAGCCAAAAGCTCTAAGATTTGAGTATGTAGGGAGTTTGTTATATAAGATCTCATAGGGACTCTTGTCCTTTAACACACTAGAAGAAAACCTATTTATCAAGTAGGTGGCTGTGAGTATGCAGTCTCCCCAAAATCTAAGAGGAAGACCAGATTGGAAAAGAAAAGCTCTAGCAGTTTCTAAAAGATGTCTGTGTTTCCTTTCCACAagtccattttgttgtggagtgtgAGGACATGTTGTCTGATGCAATATCCTTTTCTCAGAGAAAATTTTTGATCCAAGAGTGTTGGATCCCAACTCTAAGACATTATCACTTCTTACATGTTGAACTTTTAATGGGAATTGAGTTTCAGTCATGGCAATAAAGGCTTTTAAGAGGTCAAAAACATTGCTTTTGGCTCCCATTAGGTGGGTCCAAGtggctcttgaaaaatcatcAATAATGGTCATAAAATATTTGGAGCCAGTATAGGTAGGAGAGTGATATGGACCCAGGTGTCAATGCGGATCAACTGAAAAGGCCTTGTGGATTGTATACTACTATCATGaaatgataatcttgtttgtctGGCTAGTGGACATATTGGGCAAGAAAAAGACTCTTTGGAAGATAATTGTGAACCAAGCATAGAGATATGTTTCATTCTAGAGAAAGGAATATACCCAAGCCTATAATGCCAAACCACATCCATTTTATTGATATCATTCAGAATTGCATCAGTATTTACATGTGTTTCATTAACATCAACAACATTGGCATTCTTCACATTTGCTTGTATCTCAGGGAAAACACAGACAGGGGAAATAACAGGGGAAGTAACACTAGAAGAGTAACTGGATGTAGTACTGGGAGAAACAACAGGAGAAAGTAGGAGCTTGTAGAGGTTGTGGTCCAGTTTACCAAGAACCAGAGGCATCTACAGAACAATCCCATTGTATTATTCTAACAGCTTATGAACTGAAATAAGATTGTATTGAAAAGAAGGAACATAAAGAACATGATGAATTGTGAAATTTGGAAACAAAGTCAAAGATCTTACTAAATGATCTTTGACTTTGTAACCATTTGGTAGAGAAACTTGACAAGGTATATGTAATGTTTTCAGATTAAAAAGTAAATCCTTATGAGAAGTCATGTGGTCAGAAGCTCCAGAGTCTATTATCCAAACAAAACTATCTACTTGTGAAAGCATGCATGACTTGAGCAGAATACTTTCTGATAACAGCTTACCAGCAAAGTTAGCAGAATCCATCAAAGTGGGAGTAGATGAGGAATCAACAGATACATGAGACTGTTGTAGTAACATCATCAGCTGGGAGAATTGATCTTGTGTTAAACCAGGAACCATTGAAGCATTACTAGATTGAGATGACTTGATAGAATCAGGAACCACACTAGAATCCACATTAGTAGGAGGGCAAGGAGAGTTCACTTCAACATTAGCTGCAGTTTTCCTACTGCCAAGCCCTTTTGTGAACTTAAAATTTGAAGGATACCCATGTAGCTTGTAGCACTTGTCAATGGTGTGACATGGTTTCTTACAATATTTGCATGTTAGGGCTCTTTGAGTATCAAAATTGACTTTGGAAGGAAAACCTTGCTTAGACACCCCAGCATTGAAAGAGGCAGATGTAGAGAGAAACTGAGGAGAGGTAGAAACCTGCCTCTGCTTCTCATCTGACAACAATATATTGTAGACAATGCTTACAGATGGAAAAGGCTTAATCATGAATATATTGCTTCTAGTTTGCACATATATATCATTGAGACCCATCAAAAATTGTTACACCTTTTGAACATCATCATCTTTCTGATAATCAGATTTGAAACCACAATTGCTACAGGACCTGACTCTACTGATTGACAAGGCATCAATTTCATCCCACAATTGCTTGATTTTGTTGAAATATGAAGCAATATCAAGTGATCCTTGTGAGATGTGAGCAAGTTCTTTCTTAAGCTCAAATACCCTTGCAGCATCTGCTTGACCATATCTTTCCTCCAACTTACTCCAAATATCTTTGGCAAGTTTAGAGTACTCAACACTACGAGCAATGTCTTTGGACAGGGAGTTGGTTAACCAAGAGACGACCAAATCATTACACCTCTACCACTGTCTCGCCAAAGGAGAACTGTCAGGAGGCTTAACTGAAGATCCATTAATGAAATCCAGTTTATTTCTAATAGACAAGGCCACAAGGATGGTTCGTCTCCAACTCCCATACCCAGTACCATAAAGAGGAACAGAAACAAAGGAAGACCCTAAAATATCAGACGGGTGCACATAAAAAGGATGACATGGATGCGTATAATCATCCTCATGAAAAACAGAACGAGAAGTAGTAAAACGAGCAGTTGGTAACGCAGATGTGGAATCATCATTCAGCATTTTGCACACAATTAATCAGGAAAAGATACGCATACAAACAAACAATGAGGAGAAATAACTAGGGTTACCAAATTTCCTTCGCGACCGGAAGGAACAACGGCCTTGTAAAACAAATCAGTGGCAAGGACGAGCAAACCCTAGCTGAATGAGCAGTTTTAGAAATCACCAAACCCTAGGTTGAGAAGTACACCTTAGATAATATCAAAATAAGTTCAATCAATCAACAGCCGTCGTCAACACCGGAAAAACTCAAAACAGTGATGAAAAAACTCGtcgaaaaaaaaaatcagaatctCGAAGAAGCAGCGGAACCTCAAAACTCCGATGAAAATGTGTGAGGGTAACATCGGACGAGAGGTAATTACCCAATCTATCCAGATctgagctctgataccatgttaaaacTTGATTGACGAGCAAAATCACTGAAGTTTATTTGAGTTCATAGTGACTtttcagagagagagagagagagagagacagaagTCTCTAGGTCTTTTCTATTTTGCTCAAAAGTTCAAAAATGAAACTGTTGCCCTACCAGATATTTTGTTCCTCCTATCTATAAGTGGGTCCGTCCACCAATTACTCTACAGACTAAAATAAATACAATGTGGGCTTCTGGGCCCAAtagcaaaagaaagaaattagCCCAATTTGTTAAGTGATATCATTTTCTTGTATCTCAACAaaatttgctataaaattcaaatatagataCGAATGATAAATTTACTAATTTAAATATTTGATTTGTCGCGTAATTTTtcccaaagaaaaataaagaacgaAACCGAAGTTGAAATGGACCCAGTGAAGGCCTGTTAGACGGATCCGATCTAAGCAGGCCCGTGTTTAGTCCAGAAGCATCTACAGGGGGAAAATCTGAAAATACAAATATTCCCCCGGTGAACAGCCACCCCCTGTCTCCCGTCGGCGACATCTAAGAGCCGAAAGCCGCGTAAAAGACATCGTCATTTGCGTAGCGAAACacagaaagagagagaaaatggTAACTTCATCGGTTGTGAACACATACCCACTGTCCAGTTATACATTTGGTACTAAGGAGCCCAAAATGGAGAAGGATACCTCCGTCGCCGATCGCCTTGCTCGTATGAAAGTCAAGTAATAGTTTcttctatttttatttaatttttgtattTGAAATTCTGCTAGCCTAGATTCTTCCAGATAACTAGATCAAAATTTCTTAAACCCTAGGTAAAACCTTGACGCTACAttgtttttttttggaatttaagAACCTGTTGTTTACAATGTGATTTGCAGCTATTTTAAGGAGGGCATGAGGACTAGTGTCGAAGGAATTCTGTTGGTATGCTTTTGCCCTAGATTCTTAATTATGTTTGTTTTGTCACATCTAGTTATTAGGAACTCCTTAGCTGTCGCTAAACTGCACAAAGTGAGCACCGTCTTGTGCTTGATTCAAATGTTAGCTCAGTCTGTTGATATTGAGATTTTTAGTCCTTGGTTAGCCTAATAGTTGTTTCTTTGACATCGCATATGCTTGTCCAGTTGTTATCACTTATAGAAAAAGGGAGCGGTCAACATTTTAACTCTCTTGCATAGCTTTTGTATGCATTTGTTTGCATAATGCTTTTGAGATGTATATCCAAGCAAATATCCTTGCTTGTAAACGATGATCCTTCCATTATGTGCCTAAGATTTGCATTGACTTAGCCAAAAGAATGACCAAACTTTCTAAATTTTGGTCTCAATTCAGACATCGATTTCTTAATCTATTTAAAGTAAAATTTAGGCAATTCATACATTAAAGAAGTATAAGTTGCAGTTTTTTTATACTTTTGCTATGCATCTTCTTgattttatttaatgaaattatcttacttcataaaaaaaagttataacttttatatttaaaaatatttaaacaacaTATGAAAGAGTTATAATCAAAGAAAAAGCTGCTTGAATTCCCAAATAGTAATAGTACCATATAAATTGGAATGCAGAGAGTATATGGAAGTGTTTTTTTGCAGGAGAGAGATTAAGTAAATGGTGAAGCAATATGACCTTCGTTAATGGGTTTATTTCAACTGGAAAAAAAAGAGATCCTTCTAGTAACTGGTTTTAATGTGAGCTAATTAGCGGAAGTAGAATCACTTGGCTCATTAGGAGCTCGTCCTCGTTCAAAGGATTGGGTTATGGTCACTAGATATTGACCTTTGTTTCGTTAGCTATCttagtgaaaatagccatcaacAGAGGGTACTTCATGCATTCGGTGGGCCTCCATTTTCTGGTCCTATTTAGCCGAAACCACGGCGAGCGAAGGTGTTAAAATGGGTATGAGATATACCTCATGGAAGGAAGTTGTCCTGAAAGACCTTTAATCTCTCGCAGTCCATGCAGACTTAGCGAAAAATATGATACAAGGGAAGAAAAAGATCTCTATAGACGATACCAATTAGTTGAGAATATGTTTTAGTCACGGTAATACATTTGCTTTAGGTTTTATGTTTTTTAGGAGAGCATGATCCGAGATTTTTATGCAAGTGGAAAATATAGGGAACTTCT
Encoded proteins:
- the LOC138908092 gene encoding uncharacterized protein, producing MLNDDSTSALPTARFTTSRSVFHEDDYTHPCHPFYVHPSDILGSSFVSVPLYGTGYGSWRRTILVALSIRNKLDFINGSSVKPPDSSPLARQCVEYSKLAKDIWSKLEERYGQADAARVFELKKELAHISQGSLDIASYFNKIKQLWDEIDALSISRVRSCSNCGFKSDYQKDDDVQKV